From the genome of Luteolibacter sp. Y139:
ATCGCCGCTTCGGTCCAGTTCTGACGAGCCTCGGAGACACCATGCGACAGGTCCGCGACGGCACGCTCTTACGTGCGGGCAAGTTGCTGCCCAAATATTCGCCCTGTAACAACCTATTGATGCTGGACGCGATTCGCCGCAGCTGGACCGACCGCCAGCTTGAACTTGAGCACTCGCAGTTCATGAACGACGGAAAGCTGCGGAATCCCCAACTGGTAACGAGCATGGCCCAATAGTCCGAAACCGACATGGCGGGCAAAGTTCTTCCCATGCCGTTCGGAGGAACTTGTGCCCCATGTTTTCCTGGAAGTTTGACGCAGCCAGCGCCGAACCAACCAACACTTCAACCCGCACGATTGCGCGCATGCACCTTCGTGCGGGTCTCTACGTCGGAACAGGCCGAAGACGGGCGCGCCGGCCTGCTCCGTCAGCGCGAGGAAGTGGCCCGTGTGATCCAGTCGAAGGGTTATGCGTTGGCCCACCAGATCGAGTTGGTGGACGTGAGCGGCACCGCCACGTTGTTCGCTCCGGAGGTTCAAGATCTCCTGGTTCGGATCGAGCGTAAGGAATTGGACGTTGTCGTTACGTCCGAGATGTCGCGACTGCTTCGCCCAGACGACCTCTCCAGCTTCTCGCTCCTGGAGACATGCAAGCAGAACGGCGTCATCATCGATGTCGGTGGGTCCGCGCAGGATCTCAATAGCCCAGAAGGCTTCGTCCTGAGCGGGATCCTGGCGCTGATGTCCGGGAGCGAGAGAATGACCATGCGGAAGCGCCTCGAAGCCTCTCGCGAGGCCAAGAGAGCAGCCGGCCTTTGTCCCAGTCCTAAAATCACCCTGCCCCTCGGCGTGGAGTTCCTGAGAGGGAACGAGAACAGGTGGATTTACACGTCTGACGTTGCGCCAGTCATTGAGGCGTTCCGAATCGTGGATGAGGAGGGCGTCAGGAACCTAACCGAAATTGGGCGGAGAACCGGCCTGCATCCCCGGAACGTCCGCTACCTTCTGGCCAACACGATCTACAAAGGAATCCGTTCGATCACCAAGATGCGGTCGAGTGAGAAGGCCATCGGGCCCACGGGCCGTCAAAAAGACAGGAAAAAAATCGAGCGGCCTGAACATCGTTGTCTCTTTGTTCGAGTGTTCAGGTCCGAGGATCAAGCCGTCTCCGACGAGAGGTTCGATCGCGTTCAACGGGTCTTGGAGTCGATTCGTGAGTCGCACACGGTCGTCGTTCACGAACGGCATCGCGGGTCGATGTTGACGGGCGTTGGGTTCTGCGGTCTGTGTTCGCTCAGGCTGGCCGGGAAGACCCGAAGTCGGTATTTGGCCGATGGGTCGAAGAGTTCGGGGCACTACGTTTGCAGTAGTCAGCTCGGCGTTTTGAAGAACCCGGTGCCGAGGTGCAGCAATTCGTGGGTGGCCAAGGAACATCTCGATGCCTTGGCCTCGAAGTTCCTGGAATGCTGCCTGGACGATCCGGAGTTCACCTCCTCCATCCTGAACTTCGCACGGGAGAAACAGTCGAACATCGTAGGTTTCTCCATAGAGGAAGCGACTAAAGCCAAGCTCGACGACCTTTCGCGACGGGACGCGCGCATCATGGCGGCGATTGAATCCGGGGCTATGGACGTCCATGAAGCGAAGCAGGCAAGGCTGAGACTTCAGACCCAACGTCAGGCCTTGCTTGCCACAATTGAGCGGACGACAGCCCCTGATCCGGGACAGGTGGAGCTTCAGGGGATCGCCGGCAAGATCGCCAACGGGAAGGCAGCGTGGCTGAAGCTCGTGACTCCACGGGAGAAGAAGGAATTCGTCGCGAAGCTCTTTAGCGAGCTGTACTTCAGAGATCAGGAACTCACCGCATTCCGACTCGCGCCCGGATTGGTCGGTGGTGGGGTCTGGAAGTTTGCCTCCGATATGCCGGTGATCCTGGAGACGCCCTTCCGAATCACCGATCCCGACCCTGAGGTTCCGGAAGGTATGCGTCGCTGCCCGACCTGCAAGGAGATCAAGGAGTTTCCGGCGCAGTTCTATGGTGACCGTCCTCGGTGTAGGAAATGCGCCAGAGCAGCCTGCAAAGCCCGGCACGAACGGAAACGCCGGGAGGCTGGCAAATAGCGGTCGAACCGACCAAATCCAGGAAAGTTCGCGTGTGCGGATCCCCGGCTCTTTTTCGAGTGTCAGGCTATAGACGACCTGGCTTCTTCGACTTGACTGCCGTGGCGCGTGTTAATAATCGCGAGCCTCGACGCGACGGCGAACGGACCCACCATTACTAGGGTTGTAGTAATCGGAGGCTTGATCTGCTCAAGCTCAGGATCGCGCATTTACGCGAACTCCTGTGCGAATGCGATAGATCGCCCACCTCGGCGGATCTTACGCCGCGAGCCCGAGCCTCCGCAGCAGCAAGAATGTGTTTCGGATGTGCCAGCGTCCTCCGCCAGGCGAGGCGACCTCTCGCTCGTTCAGGGCGTCTCGAAGGCCGCGGACGGTAGCGAAGCCAGAGGAGCGGAGGTCCGCCACGAGTTTCCGGTAGTCCTCGGCCCGTTCCGTGGCCTGCTGTTTGTGCTTAGCAGCAAGCACCCGGCCAGTGGCCCCAATATCAATTCCGAGATTTTTCGCAGCCAAAAGTGCGCTTTTTGTCCTTTCTGAAATTAGCCGGGCCTCCTCCTCGGCGACAGCACTATAGATATGCAAGACGAAGCGATTTGCCAAAGGCATATCACATGCTGAGAAGGAGACGCCACTATCCATCAGCGTGCTGATGATCCTGACGCTACGCGCCAGACGGTCGAGCTTCGCGATCACGAGGTGAGCCTTGCGCTTCCGGCACACCTCCAGAGCTTCCATGAGCTTGGGCCGATTTGCCTTCCTCCCGCTTTCGATCTCGGTCAACTCCAGGATCACCTCCCCCGGTTTGTTAGCCAAGAACCCAGCTACCGTTGCTCGCTGCCCTGCGACCCCTAGGCCCGAGCGCCCCTGTTCGTCGGTAGAGCACCTGTAGTAGCAAACCCACTTTGACGGTTGTTCGGAGTTCATCAGCGGAAATCAAAACACGGCGCTCGTCGGCGCACAAGTATTCGGGCGAATGACCATTCGCCCGGAAACAGAAGCCCTCTTTGAGGATCATACCACCCCTCACGCGGATCTGATACTGGGGAGTGCTCGTGCTTCGCTGGGGATTACGCACGGAGCTACCTAGGCTGATGGCGGTTAGGATCTCACCGACTCGAACATGTCGATGAGCACTTCACCTTCGCCCGAAATTCCCGCCGTCTCGTGGACTGACTGTAAAGCTGCGGAATGCCCAGTCCGCCCCGAGCATGGCCCAATTTCCGAAATCGAAGATGTCGGGCTGAATGTGCGAGTCAGCCGAGGGCACAAGACGCCTGAGGCTACCAACCAACCAAAACAGAAATCGGAAATGAGTATGAATAACAGCCTCGATGAAGCAGCAGCCAGAACCCTCCGCCTCCACGCTGGCGATCTCCCGGACTTCCGCCCGGCGACGACGGTTTCCTCCCGCAACAACTCGTCGTCGGGCCCGTCCCGCCGCCAGGTCTGGGAAGACACGATCCGCGAGAACGCGGAACCGATCATGAAGTACGTCCGCAACGTCGCGGTGTCTGCATCCGAAGTTCTCGGTGCCCTGACTGCCCTCAACCTCAAAGCCTTCCCAATCCGCAAGGCGAACGGACTCGGTGACGCCATGGGTGTTGTCGGCCTCAACCTCCCACAGATCGAGGGCTATGGGCGAAAGCTCTACCTGCTGCTGCCTCTAGTGATGCCTGCTGGCGAGTGGCAAGCGCTGGAAGCCGATAAGCCGGCCCTAGCCCGATACATGACCGAGAAGAACAAGTCCCTGAAAGCCGAGCCGATCGCCTCCGCAAACGAAGACGACGAAGCCGCATAATCTCGTAACGAGAACCAAAAACAAGAAACCGAAAATAGAAGAACTATGAATACCACTGCTAGCAATCCGGGTGATGACGCCCCGAAGAAGAACGAAGATCGAGTGATCCGTCAGATGCCATCGATCTCCGCCCTCCAGGAACTGGTGAAGGGCCTGCCGGTCGAGAGCAAGGCCTTGGTCACTGAAGTCGTTGGTGAAGTTCGTCAGATCCTGACGAAAGTCGCCGAAGCCAGTGCTGTCATCTTTGTCAGCGATATCGCCAAAAACATCAAGACGCTCAAGGTGCGTCCCGACGACGAAGTGCTGAAAGAGTTCATTGAACTCGCCGCCCAGGATGAGCTTCGCGAGAGTGGCGTGGACATCAAGGCCGCGATCATCCACCGAACGCTGGGCTCGGTTTCTCGCTACTATCTCCCCTACGGCACGGACGGAGAGGAAGCGAGAACAGCTCGCCGCGAGTGGGCCATCGCGCTTGAGAAGCTCCACAAGCACTTCTCCGGCGAACCGATCGAGGAGGACGACATCGCGCTCCCGGGTAACGCCGCCGCCTGATCCAAGACCAGAACTGACTATGACGTGACATGAGGTATCGAGGAGCGTGCTTCGGTAACGGGGCACGCTCCTTTTTTTCCATGTTGGTATCCGGCAACAGTCCGACTGATGAACAAGCGAGCAGACTCCACGTTGAAGCCCGAGATTCTAGAGCACGCTCAGAGGTGGCTGGCCGAGAAGCGTCCGGCATTCGTAGTCGCCGACGAGTTCGCGCGGCACGTCGCAGCGACCATGGCACGCGACCTCGGACCTGACGAGTTGCTGGCAGCGGTCCTCGACTGCGGGTTCCCGTGCGTCCGTGGCGACAAAGGCGAGCGCGTTCTTTGGCTCCGCCCGACCAAGGCGGCCGGAGCTGCTACTACGTCGTTCGTCCCGACCGAGGCGATTCGGCAGTTCGTGGCCTCCGCTTCTAATGGAGAGCAGGCAGCCTAGCAGCCTGCGGGCGCGCTGCCTTCTTCCGGCGCTTCGGAGACCCTTTCCTTGGACTTGCGGCCGTCCTGCGGCTCGCCGTCCCGCTCGACGGGAGAGAGGCAGGGAAGTGCCCCTCCGTGGCCAGAAGACCAGACAAGGCCTCGCTGG
Proteins encoded in this window:
- a CDS encoding recombinase family protein; this encodes MNSEQPSKWVCYYRCSTDEQGRSGLGVAGQRATVAGFLANKPGEVILELTEIESGRKANRPKLMEALEVCRKRKAHLVIAKLDRLARSVRIISTLMDSGVSFSACDMPLANRFVLHIYSAVAEEEARLISERTKSALLAAKNLGIDIGATGRVLAAKHKQQATERAEDYRKLVADLRSSGFATVRGLRDALNEREVASPGGGRWHIRNTFLLLRRLGLAA
- a CDS encoding recombinase family protein, with amino-acid sequence MRVSTSEQAEDGRAGLLRQREEVARVIQSKGYALAHQIELVDVSGTATLFAPEVQDLLVRIERKELDVVVTSEMSRLLRPDDLSSFSLLETCKQNGVIIDVGGSAQDLNSPEGFVLSGILALMSGSERMTMRKRLEASREAKRAAGLCPSPKITLPLGVEFLRGNENRWIYTSDVAPVIEAFRIVDEEGVRNLTEIGRRTGLHPRNVRYLLANTIYKGIRSITKMRSSEKAIGPTGRQKDRKKIERPEHRCLFVRVFRSEDQAVSDERFDRVQRVLESIRESHTVVVHERHRGSMLTGVGFCGLCSLRLAGKTRSRYLADGSKSSGHYVCSSQLGVLKNPVPRCSNSWVAKEHLDALASKFLECCLDDPEFTSSILNFAREKQSNIVGFSIEEATKAKLDDLSRRDARIMAAIESGAMDVHEAKQARLRLQTQRQALLATIERTTAPDPGQVELQGIAGKIANGKAAWLKLVTPREKKEFVAKLFSELYFRDQELTAFRLAPGLVGGGVWKFASDMPVILETPFRITDPDPEVPEGMRRCPTCKEIKEFPAQFYGDRPRCRKCARAACKARHERKRREAGK